CTTTTGAGGCGTATTTGGCTGACCCGATAAACTCTATGTATGCCATAGGTAGCGTGGTAGGACCGCACCCATTCCCCAAAATCGTGCGCGATTTTCAAGCGGTGGTGGGCTTTGAGGCAAGGGAGCAATTCCTAGAAATGACAGGCGAGTTGCCCGACATTGTAACTGCCTGTGTGGGCGGTGGAAGCAACGCTATGGGGATTTTTAGCGGGTTTATCGATGATGAATTTATCGAGCTTGTAGGCGTAGAGCCACTTGGCAAGGGCGCAAAGTTAGGTGAGCACGCCGCAAGTTTGAGTTACGGAAGCGAGGGCGTAATGCACGGCTTTAACTCCATAATGCTAAAAGACGCAAAAGGCGAACCCGCGCCCGTGCATAGCGTAGCAAGTGGCTTAGACTACCAAAGTGTGGGACCAGAGCACGCATATCTGCACGAAATCGGGCGCACAAAGGTAGAAACCATAAGCGACAAAGAGGCGATAGAGGCGTTTTTCACACTGAGTCGTAACGAGGGCATAATCCCCGCAATCGAATCTAGCCACGCCCTAGCCTACGCGCTAAAAATCGCGCCAAAGCTAAAGGGCAAAAAGATTTTGGTAAATCTAAGTGGCAGAGGCGATAAAGACATAGACTTTGTAGCAGAAAACTACGGCTATGGAGATTAAATAAAAAGCATATCTTTTTGGCAACAAAACGCCAAAAAGATATGCTACAATCCCACTTTCAATCCCGCCTTATAGATTCGTGCGTTTTGTGCGAAATAGGTAAACACTTACATTCAAATACATTCAAAGGATACAAAAATGTGGCAAAATTTTTCTCACAGGGGGGGGGGGCAATAGCAAATTAAATTCAGTTAGGCTAGCTTGGCAACACTTTTTACAAAATCTTACAAAATCTCACAAACTCCCTAAAATCGCTTTAGCATTGTTTTTGCTTGGTGCAAATATCACATTTGCCGAAGATAGTAGCGCATTCGTAGGAATTGGAATCGGTGGCGGTGGCAATGCTTTTGGCATTGAGAAAATCAAGCAATCTCGTAGTGGCTTAAGTTATGGTTTTGTGATTGGGTATAAGAAATTTTTTAATGAGTATTTGGGGCTTCGATTTTATGCAAACTTGGATTTGCACCATAATATGAGCAAGCTTAATAGTGAGGACAAAGCACTAAAAGCGATTTTTGTAAATTTCGGTGTAAATATGGATTTTTTAGCCAACTTTATTTCTAATGAATCGCTTGAATTTGGAGCATTTGCAGGGACTAGAATCGGTGCGACAAAGATAACAGGCAAGGATATTGAAAAATCAAAAAATAGTGCGGAAAGGTTGGGAGTAAAATTTATAGACACAGCCCTTGATGTCGCTCTAAATGTGGGACTTCGCACAAATATCGCTACAAATCACGGAATCGAAATTGCGCTACAAGTGCCATTTTTACCTGTGGAGCTAATGGGCGAAACGACAACCACATATAAAGTAACTTTTGGGCAAGAATATAGCATCTTAGCGCGATATACATTTCACTTTGATTAGAATCTATTATGTAGATTTTGCATTTTGGCTACGCTTGCAAAAGCGTGAAATCGCTTGGAATCTAGCTTGTGGATTTACACGCCACTTGTCATTGCAAGATTCTGCAATAGTAAAGATAGCAAAATAGTGGCTATTCATTATGGCGACTTTTCGGCAAAATATCGCAATGACTAAGAATTGCAGGCTTGAACTTGATTTGTAAAATCGCACAAAAAATAATCAAAGTAATGGTAGTAGTGCTTTGCGTTGTTTTATCGCAAAACAAGCGAGGAATAACTTTGGGGTTCAATCAAGCAAAATGTTGTCACCAAAATAACGCAAACGATTGCCCTAAGTTATACAAAGATTTCTCTAGATTCTTAAAATGACAGGATACTTTGCACCCCAAGCGACTTTTAATGCGCTACAAATCCGCCTTTGAAAAAGTTTTCATTGCCCATCTTAGTCGCTGTTAGCTTGAAAATCACGCAACCATCTGGGCAAACGATAACCTTGCTATACTTGCTTTCTCCACCGATATTTTCCAAATCCCCGCCACTTCGCACCGCCTCCATAGCAGGGAACATTATCATCATTGTTTTTGAGCAAATGCCCTGCCCCTCCGCATTTACAGGGCAACCATAAGTGCATTTATATTTATCGCCAATCTCCTCGCCATTCCTACAATACCCTTGTGTTTCCTCGCCCCGCAAGAATCCCACCACTTCGATTTCAAACTCGTATTCCTCGTTATACCATTTTTTCATCGCAAGCCTTATTGCCTACTTGATTTTGCAAAAATCCTTTATTGCTTCGACTTTGTCGGTTTTCTCCCAGCTAAATTCGGGCAGTTCGCGTCCAAAGTGCCCATACGCCGCAGTTTTGCGATAAATAGGGCGGAGCAAGTCAAGTGATTCGATGATTCCCTTTGGCGTTAGGCGAAATACCTTTTTTACGCATTCTGTGAGAGTGGAATCTTCTACTTTGCCCGTGCCTTGCGTATCGACAAGAATCGACACAGGCTCTACCACGCCGATTGCGTAGGCTAACTGCACCACTGCTTTGTCGCACACGCCACTAGCCACGAGATTTTTAGCGACATATCGTGCCGCATACGCCGCGCTTCTATCGACTTTGCTAGGGTCTTTCCCGCTAAATGCGCCCCCGCCGTGCGGACAGCTCCCGCCGTAAGTATCCACGATGATTTTGCGCCCTGTAAGCCCAGCGTCTCCTTGCGGTCCGCCGATGACAAATTTGCCTGTGGGATTGACAAAGTAGCGGATATTATCGTTTAGATATTCCTTTGGCAGGACTTTTTGGACGATTTCCTCTATCACGGCGTCTTTTAGATGATTTTGCGCCGTTTCAGGGCTGTGTTGCGTAGAAATCACAATCGTATCAATGCCCTTTGGCACACCATTTTCATAGCGCACGGTTACTTGAGATTTGCCATCGGGGCGCAAAAATGGCAGTGTGCCGTCTTTGCGCTTGGCTGCTAAGCCCTCTGTCAAGCGATGAGAGAGCCAAATAGGCAGTGGCATAAGGCTAGGCGTCTCACGGCACGCATAGCCAAACATAAGCCCTTGGTCTCCCGCGCCTATCTCGCCATCCTCTCTATCCACGCCTTGATTTATATCGGGGCTTTGCTCGCCTATGCCATTTAGCACCGCACAGGATTTGTAGTCAAAGCCATAGAGCGCGTCTGTGTAGCCAATGTCTTGCACCACCTCACGCGCAATGTCCTGCATAGGCGCGTAAATGCTCGTTTTTAGCTCCCCTGCGATGACGCAAAAGCCATTGCTAAGCAGTGTCTCGCACGCCACACGCGCCTTTTTATCACGCGCGATTATGTAGTCTAGCACCGCATCGCTGATTTGGTCAGCCATTTTATCTGGGTGTCCCTCTGTAACGGATTCTGAAGTAAAGAGAAAAGATTTTGTTGCCATTTGAAAACTCCTTAAATTTTAGAATTGTGCAAAAAGCCAAACTCCTATCTAAACTCATATTGTGTTTTAGCGATTTGCAACCTTTATGCGTGAAATCCTAGCTAAAATTTCTAAATAAAATGTGCAAACACAATATGAGTTTGTGCAAAAACTACTTAAAGATTCATACACAAACTTATGCTAGAATCCACAAGTCATTATACGCCAAAATATCACGCCCCAATCACGCTAAAGTAGCAAAATCTTAAGGCTTTATTTAAGGAGAAAAAATGATAAAAATCGCGCATAGCCCCGATGCTGATGATATTTTTATGTATTATGCGATAAAGTTTGGGTGGGTGGATTGCTCTTTGGGATTTGAGAGTGTCGCCCTTGATATTGAGACACTAAACCGCGCCACTTTAGAGGAAGTCTATGATGTAAGTGCGATTTCTTTCGCACTATATCCGTTTGTGAGAGAATCCTACGCACTGCTTCGCACAGCAGTTAGCTTTGGCAATGGCTACGGTCCAAAGCTAATCAAACGCAAAGGAGCAAAGCTAAAGCCAAATTTCAAAGTCGCCCTAAGTGGAAAATACACCACAAACGCACTACTTTTTTCTATCGCTTATCCGCAGGCACGAGTGGTGTATAAAAACTTCTTAGAAATCGAATCTTCTGTGCTAAATGGCGAAGTCGATGCAGGAGTGCTAATCCACGAATCAATTTTGGATTTTAGTGATGAGTTAGAAGTAGAGCGCGAGATATGGGAGATTTGGCGTGAGCTATCAAGCGAGGTAGCAAAAGAATCTTTTAGCGATGAAGCAAGAGAGGTTTTGGATAAAGATGAATGCCTGCCACTGCCACTAGGAGGAATGGCACTGCGCCGCTCTATCCCGCTAAATCGCGCCATAGAGATAGAATCCACCCTCACAAAAGCTGTGCAAGTCGCCACAGATAATAAACCCCTGCTATCATCTATGCTACTAAATCGCAACCTAATACGCGTAAATGCCACGCAACTAGATACATATCTAAATCTCTATGCAAACGCAGAATCTATAAGCCTTAGCAAGAAGCAGATTCTCGCTTTAGATGTGCTTTTCGCACTTGGAGAAAAGCATAACAAGTATGACAAAGCGATAAAAGCAAGCGAGTTTTTTATCCCGCGTGAATACGCACAACTGCGAAATTGCTAGATTTTTACTCTTTGATTTTAGGGTCGATGACTTCTTTTGCTTGCAAGTAGTATTTGCCCACCCTGCCTAAATGAGGTGGCAAAAAGCGCAAATCATCTTTATAAATCTCATCATCTACAAAGCATTTTTTTGCCTCTATGAGTGCGGTAGTGTTTGCCACACTTAGATTCAAAATCTCTCTTAAATCACAAAAATAAGCCACTTTCACGCCCTTTGGCAACGGCGGATAGGCACAATCTACGCTTTCTAGCTCTATACCAAACGCGCTAGCCTCACTCCTATTTGGCTCTATCTCACTAGCACTTTGCTCGACTTTTTCTAGCCAATCAACCATCACTAGCGATATACTCACACGCTTTGTATCACGCAGATTTTGCAAAGTATCTTTTGTAGTGCCATCACTCTTTAGCGAGAAGCACAGCGAAAATATCGGTGGCGTAGAATTTACCACACCAAAAAAACTAAAAGGTGCTAGATTTACCACACCATTTGAATTTATGCTAGACACCCACGCAATAGGACGAGGTGTAATAGTATTGCTTAGCAGTCGGTAGTTTGCAAGTGCGCTTGAGAATCCAAAATCCACTATCATATTGCCTCCTTAAGTTTTTGCTTTTTGCTGAAAATCTTGCGTTTTGATTTTTTACAAAATTTGCATTTTAACATTGTAACGCACTTTTAGGATTTGGCGTATTTTTCTAAAACCTTATTTGCTTCATCTATCACCAAAGAGGGAAGCAAATCCACCATACACTTATGATGTCCCTCGCCCTTTGGCAGTGGGCATTCGCGCTTTTTGCACGGAGCGCAAGGCACTTCCTTTTGCAACAAAGTAAAATCTTTAGCGCGAAATCCATTTGTCTCACTACTTTTTGTAGGACCAAAAAGCGCGATAGTAGGCACACCTAGCGCACAAGCAATGTGCATAGGACCGCTATCATTTGTGATAAACGCGCCTAGCTTGCTAATCGCCCTCATAAGCCCTTGAATATCTGTCTTGCCACAAAGATTTAAGATATTTTTTTGCACGCTATCTTGTTGTGTGCTTTCTTCTTGTATGTTTTCTTGGGCATTTGATTTTTTGGCAAAATCTGTCCCAAAATCTTGCGCAACATTTTGGACAATATCTTGGGACAGATTTTGCGCTTGAGTGAGTATCTGCTCACCTAGTTCATAGTCCCCTTTTGTGCCAAAAATCACCACCACTTCCCCGCGCAGTGCAAAATAGCTAGCAACCTCTGCAAAATAGCTAGGCAGCCACCTCTTAGCACTTCCATAAGCTGCGGCTGGATTTAGTCCAATGATTTTTTGATTTGATTTCTTGGTAGCGTTTTTATCGCAAGTTTTATCACAAAAAATATCCAAAAACTCGCTTGGGATTTTTGCTTCTTTGGCTAAATGTAGCTTAAGATTTGGCGTTATAGATTCTAGCGTTTTAATATCGCAAAATCCAAAATTTGGCAAATCTATCACGCACTTAGCTAGATTTGCATAGCTTAACACTTGGTGGATATTTCGTAGCTTTGGCACGCTTTTATTTAGTAGCACACTGCCAAAAGCGCGCTTATATCCCACCCTAAAACGCGCTTTAGTAAGCCTTAAAAATAACGCACTATAAAAATGATTTGTAAGCGTAATGGCAATATCTGGCACTCCAAAATCACTTATCACGCGATTTGCTAGGGCTTTTGTGGCTAATACTCGGCACTTTGATTTTTTACTCTCATCAGGGATAAAGACTTCTACGCGCTCATCACCCCTAAAGACTTCTAGCACCGCGCTTGGTGCGACTAGACAAAATCTAGCCTTGCTAAAGTGTGATTTTAGTAGCTCTAGCGCAGGAGTGCTCATAACCGCATCTCCTAGCCAATTTGGC
This genomic stretch from Helicobacter macacae MIT 99-5501 harbors:
- a CDS encoding flavin reductase family protein, which codes for MIVDFGFSSALANYRLLSNTITPRPIAWVSSINSNGVVNLAPFSFFGVVNSTPPIFSLCFSLKSDGTTKDTLQNLRDTKRVSISLVMVDWLEKVEQSASEIEPNRSEASAFGIELESVDCAYPPLPKGVKVAYFCDLREILNLSVANTTALIEAKKCFVDDEIYKDDLRFLPPHLGRVGKYYLQAKEVIDPKIKE
- a CDS encoding menaquinone biosynthesis family protein, which translates into the protein MIKIAHSPDADDIFMYYAIKFGWVDCSLGFESVALDIETLNRATLEEVYDVSAISFALYPFVRESYALLRTAVSFGNGYGPKLIKRKGAKLKPNFKVALSGKYTTNALLFSIAYPQARVVYKNFLEIESSVLNGEVDAGVLIHESILDFSDELEVEREIWEIWRELSSEVAKESFSDEAREVLDKDECLPLPLGGMALRRSIPLNRAIEIESTLTKAVQVATDNKPLLSSMLLNRNLIRVNATQLDTYLNLYANAESISLSKKQILALDVLFALGEKHNKYDKAIKASEFFIPREYAQLRNC
- the metK gene encoding methionine adenosyltransferase: MATKSFLFTSESVTEGHPDKMADQISDAVLDYIIARDKKARVACETLLSNGFCVIAGELKTSIYAPMQDIAREVVQDIGYTDALYGFDYKSCAVLNGIGEQSPDINQGVDREDGEIGAGDQGLMFGYACRETPSLMPLPIWLSHRLTEGLAAKRKDGTLPFLRPDGKSQVTVRYENGVPKGIDTIVISTQHSPETAQNHLKDAVIEEIVQKVLPKEYLNDNIRYFVNPTGKFVIGGPQGDAGLTGRKIIVDTYGGSCPHGGGAFSGKDPSKVDRSAAYAARYVAKNLVASGVCDKAVVQLAYAIGVVEPVSILVDTQGTGKVEDSTLTECVKKVFRLTPKGIIESLDLLRPIYRKTAAYGHFGRELPEFSWEKTDKVEAIKDFCKIK
- a CDS encoding glycosyltransferase family 9 protein, with the protein product MKRDTTTKAQNLPQSPKILIRLPNWLGDAVMSTPALELLKSHFSKARFCLVAPSAVLEVFRGDERVEVFIPDESKKSKCRVLATKALANRVISDFGVPDIAITLTNHFYSALFLRLTKARFRVGYKRAFGSVLLNKSVPKLRNIHQVLSYANLAKCVIDLPNFGFCDIKTLESITPNLKLHLAKEAKIPSEFLDIFCDKTCDKNATKKSNQKIIGLNPAAAYGSAKRWLPSYFAEVASYFALRGEVVVIFGTKGDYELGEQILTQAQNLSQDIVQNVAQDFGTDFAKKSNAQENIQEESTQQDSVQKNILNLCGKTDIQGLMRAISKLGAFITNDSGPMHIACALGVPTIALFGPTKSSETNGFRAKDFTLLQKEVPCAPCKKRECPLPKGEGHHKCMVDLLPSLVIDEANKVLEKYAKS
- a CDS encoding TIGR04076 family protein; translation: MKKWYNEEYEFEIEVVGFLRGEETQGYCRNGEEIGDKYKCTYGCPVNAEGQGICSKTMMIMFPAMEAVRSGGDLENIGGESKYSKVIVCPDGCVIFKLTATKMGNENFFKGGFVAH
- a CDS encoding outer membrane beta-barrel protein, whose protein sequence is MLGANITFAEDSSAFVGIGIGGGGNAFGIEKIKQSRSGLSYGFVIGYKKFFNEYLGLRFYANLDLHHNMSKLNSEDKALKAIFVNFGVNMDFLANFISNESLEFGAFAGTRIGATKITGKDIEKSKNSAERLGVKFIDTALDVALNVGLRTNIATNHGIEIALQVPFLPVELMGETTTTYKVTFGQEYSILARYTFHFD
- the trpB gene encoding tryptophan synthase subunit beta produces the protein MKNNTTKPYLKAFPNEEGFFGKFGGAFVPEAIAEQMKQIDEAYHLIAQNSDFIAELRKIRKTFQGRPTPIYFAHNLTRKLGGAGIYLKREDLNHTGAHKLNHCMGEGLLAKFMGKKKLIAETGAGQHGVALATAAAYFGMECEIYMGEVDIAKEHPNVVRMKILGAKVIPVSAGAKTLKEAVDAAFEAYLADPINSMYAIGSVVGPHPFPKIVRDFQAVVGFEAREQFLEMTGELPDIVTACVGGGSNAMGIFSGFIDDEFIELVGVEPLGKGAKLGEHAASLSYGSEGVMHGFNSIMLKDAKGEPAPVHSVASGLDYQSVGPEHAYLHEIGRTKVETISDKEAIEAFFTLSRNEGIIPAIESSHALAYALKIAPKLKGKKILVNLSGRGDKDIDFVAENYGYGD